The DNA window CAGATGTACGGCCCACGACGCTTGCGGTCCATCGTTCGTCCTCCATGCTTACGAATAAGTCAGTAGCGCACAAAATAGTGGGTACTTGCAGGATTCACGGTAGCGCGCAATCCTTTCTCTCACCGACGAAGGGAGAAACGAATGTCCGTCAGCAGGTCGAGGGACGCGGTGCAGACAGCTTTGCCGGCTCTTCGATCTTGACCGGGCAACCCTGGTCCTGAGCTCGTTCGGCGCGTCTACCAGCTGAAAGCCCTTGGCCCCTGAAGTCTGGATGTTGCGACACATTCCGACTGCAGAAGGAACCAAGGGCATGGATCAGAGTACGACAGTGCTGTTCGGGTTGCCCGGAGTACGCGTGGACCGTGTGTCCACCGACGATATCGGCGTGCGATTGGTGGAGTTCTTCACCGACGACGAACGGGCCGCGGCATGCCCGGGTTGCGGCGTGGTGTCGACATCGGTGAAGGGGCATGCGGTCACCAGACCGAAAGACATTCCGTACGGTGAGGTATCAATACTGTTGCAGTGGACCAAAACCCGGTGGCGTTGCCGGGAGGAGTATTGCCAGCGCGGATCGTTCACCGAGAGCGTCGACGAGCTACCCCCGCGGGCAAGGGTGACCGGCCGGCTCGGTCGCGCGATGGGATGGGCTATCGGAGACGCTGCCCGATCGGTCTCCGAAGTGGCGACCAGTCACGGCGTCTCCTGGCCGACTGCGCATCGAGGGTTCGTCGATCTGGCCGGGCGGATGTTGACCGAACCCGACCCGGTGAGAGTGTTGGGAATCGATGAGACCCGCCGCGGCAAGCCGCGATGGGACCGCTGCACCACGACAGGCACATGGGTGCGGACCGATCCGTGGGACACCGGGTTCGTCGACATCAGCGGCTCTCAGGGCTTGCTCGGGCAGCAAAGCGGTCGCACGTCGGCGACAGTGGTGGGCTGGCTCCGTGCTCGTAGTGCGCAGTTTCGGGACGGCATCGAATACGTCGCGATCGACCCCGCCGCTGTCTACGCCTCCGCGGTCCGCACCCCGGACCTGTTGCCGAACGCAGTGCTGGTGGTCGATCATTTCCATCTTGTCGCCAAAGCCAACGACGCCGTCACCAAGGTTCGGCAGCGGGTGACGTGGGATCAGCGGTCCCGGCGTGGGCGGGCGATCGACCCGGAATGGGCGAACAGACGTCGACTTCTGCGTGGCCGGGAACGTATGTCGGACAGAGGGTTTGCTCGAATGTGGAATGAAATCGACGCGCAGGATCCGAGTGCTCAGATCTTGTCCGCGTATATCGCGAAGGAGGAATTGAGGACCTTGCTCTCGACCGTCCGCGATGGTGGGGATCGGCATCGGACATCGCATCGGTTGCAGCGGTTCTTCACATGGTGCGCCGATTCGCAGGTCCCGGAGCTGCTCACGTTGGCCAAGATGGTCGACACGTGGTGGCCGGAAATCAACGCGTTCATCACCACCGGCATCACCAACGCCAAAACGGAAGGCTACAACCGACTGGTAAAACAGGTAAAGCGATCCGCATGTGGGTTCCGGAACGTTGACAACTCGGCCCGTCGGATACGGTTTCACACGACCCGCTCCGCGCGGGCCAGTATTCAGACTTCCTGCTGAGTTGCCCGGTTAAAGTTGAAGAGCCGCTTTGCCAGAATCTACGAGAGCATCGCGTATGGGGGAGAACGTGTCTGACACAATCACAATTATCGGACTCGGACCGATGGGGCAGGCAATGGCCCGGGCGTTCGTCGATGCCGGCCATCCGGTGACCGTCTGGAATCGGACCCGGTCGCGAGCGGACGGCCTGACGGGCGTCACCGTCGCCGATTCCGTCGAGGGTGCACTCGCAGCCGGTGACATCATCGTCCTCAGCCTCACTCACTACGACGCGATGTACGACATCCTGGGGCCCTACCGATCACGGCTGATGGGAAAGACTCTCGTCAATCTCAGCTCGGACACACCTGACCGCACCAGGGAGGCGGCCGAGTGGGCACGTGCACAGGGGGCGAGCTTCGTCACCGGTGGCGTCATGGTCCCGGCGCCGATGATCGGAACCGATTCCGCGTACGTGTATTAGAGCGGTGACCGTTCGACGTTCGACGCCGTCGAAGCGACGCTCGCAGCGATCGGATCCGCGCGCTATCTCGGTCACGACCCGGGCTTGGCGCAGCTCTACTACCAAGCGCAGCTCACAGTGTTCTTGACGTCACTGTCCGCGATCCTCCACGCCACCGCATTGGTGAACACAGCAGGGGTCACCGCGAGCGACTTCGTGCCGGAGGCTCTCGACATGATCGCGGCCATTCCGGCCATCGTCGGCCCAGGACTGGGTACGTCCATCGACGCTCGGTCCTATCCAGGAGATCTGAGCACAGTCACCATGATGGGCGCCACGGCGGCACACATCACCGAGACCAGCCGGTCCCTCGGAATTCCCGCCGGACTACCTGCCGCCGTCGAAGCTCTGTACGACGCCGCGATCGCCCGCGGTCATGGCGCCGACGACGGGGCGAGCGTGATCGAGGTGCTGCGCCCCTAGTGGTGCGGTTGAGCGCACGCCAGTGCACTCAACCGCGCCACTGCGGCGGAGCCGCACCAGGGCCACTGCGGCGGAGCCGCACATCAGCCGACCGCGGCCTCCTTCTGGAGCTCGAGGGCGATGTCGACGAGCTGGTCTTCCTGACCACCGACCAGCTTCCTGGCACCCGCCCGCACCAGCAATTCCGCCGAGGACACGCCGTACCTCTCGGCTTGGCGTTCGGCGTGACGGAGGAAGCTGGAGTACACCCCGGCGTATCCCATCATCAACGCCTGCCGGTCGAGCAGGCACTCGGCCGGCATCACCGGGCGGACCACATCCTCGGCGGCGTCGGCGATCTTGAAGAAGTCGATGCCTGTCTCGATGCCGAGTTTGTCGCACACCCCGACGAACGCTTCGACCGGCGTATTGCCTGCGCCTGCGCCGAACCGTCGAGCGCTGCCGTCGATCTGCTTCGCTCCTGCCCGAACTGCACATATCGAATTGGCCACGGCCAGATCGAGGTTCTCGTGGCCGTGGAACCCTACCTGCGCATCATCACCCAATTCTGCGACGAGGGCCGACACCCGGTCCGACACCTGCTCGAGGACCAGCGCACCGGCCGAGTCGACGACATAGACACATTGGCACCCTGCGTCGGCCATGATGCGCGCTTGCTTGGCCAGTACCTCGGGTGGCTGCGAGTGCGCCATCATCAGGAAGCCGACGGTCTCGAGCCCTCGTTCCCGCGCGAGGCCGAAATGCTGAACGGACACATCGGCTTCGGTGCAGTGTGTAGCAATCCGGCAGATCGACGCACCGTTGCCCTGCGCGGTGACGATGTCGTCCTTGACACCGAGACCCGGCAGCATCAGAAACGCGATCTTTGCGTTCTTCGCCGTCTTCGCGGCGATCGAGATCAGTTCCTGCTCCGGCGTTCTGGAGAATCCGTAGTTGAACGAGGAGCCGCCGAGTCCATCACCGTGCGTCACCTCGATGACAGGCACTCCTGCGCCGTCGAGCGCGGCGACGATGTTCTCCACATCGCTGGTGGTGAACAGGTGCCTCTTGTGGTGCGAGCCGTCGCGCAAGGACGTGTCTGTCACTCGTATCCGACTCATCGAACACCCGCCTCCAGAATATGTTGAGCAACCTGCTCGCCGACTTTGGTGGCAGCAGCGGTCATGATGTCCAGATTTCCCGCATAGGGCGGTAGGAAGTCCCCGGCGCCTTCCACTTCGACGAAGATCGACACCTTTGCGAATCCGCCCGAGATCTCGGAGGGAGGATCGAACTGCGGATCGTTCAGCAGGCGGTAGCCCGGCACGTATTCGGCAATCTCCGCCGCCATCCGAAACACAGATTCGGAGATCGCATCAGGATCGGCGTCCTCGGGAATGGCGCAGAAGATCGTGTCTCGCATGATCATCGGTGGATCCGCAGGATTGAGGATGATGATTGCTTTCCCTCGCGCGGCCCCGCCGATTTCCTCGATTCCCCGACTGGTGGTCTTGGTGAACTCGTCGATGTTCGCCCGAGTTCCCGGGCCCGCCGACACCGAGGCCACGGATGCGACGATCTCGGCATAGGGCACCTCCACGATCCGAGACACCGCATGCACCATCGGGATGGTGGCCTGCCCACCGCACGTGATCATGTTGACGTTGAGAGCGTCGACGTGTGCGTGCAGGTTCACGGGCGGGACGACTGCAGGGCCCACTGCTGCGGGCGTCAGATCTATCGCGCGGATGCCGGCCTCGGCGTACCGCGGAGCAGCGGCCCGATGGACGTACGCCGACGTCGCCTCGAAGATCAGGTCCGGTCGTTCGTCCTGCGCCAACAACCAGTCGACGCCCTCGGCGCTGGTCTCGAGACCGAGCGAGCGAGCGCGGGCCAATCCCTCACTGTCGGGATCGATCCCGATCATCCAGCGCGGATCGAGATAGTCCGATCTTCGCAGCTTGTACAGAAGGTCTGTGCTGATGTTGCCGGAACCGACTATCGCTACGGTCGCTGTGGCCATGAAGTGAGACCTTTCTGTTCAGGTGAATTCGAGGGAGACGGTTCCGAGTCCGGTGAACTCCGCGCGGAAGGAGTCACCGGCTTCGGCATCGATTGCCCGAGTGCATGATCCAGGCAACACGATGTCGCCCTTCTTCAGACGGACGCCGAATCCGGCGACCTTGCGCGCGAGCCAGGACACCGCGGTCACCGGGTTGCCGAGCACCGCGTCGCTCCGCCCCTTCGCTGCAACCTCGCCGTTTCGCCAGAGAACGGCGTCGATGCTCAGCAGATCGATCTCCGACGGTCGCACTCGCTGCTGACCTAGCACGAACCCGGCGGAGGACGCGTTGTCGGCGATCGTGTCGGACAGACCGATCTTCCAGTTCTCGATGCGGGAGTCGATCAGCTCGATGGACGGCGCGACGTACGCCGTCGCCGCAAGGACGTCGTCGACAGTGCATCCCTCACCCGGGAGATCTGCACCGAGCAGAAATGCCACTTCCACTTCCACCCGCGGGAAGCAGAACCTCCCGGTGTCGACGGGAACATCTTCGAATACCTCCATATCGGCGAGGAGGTGTCCATAGTCGGGTTCGTCGACGCCCATCATCTGCTGCATCGCGAGCGAGGACAGGCCGACCTTGTGGCCTACGATCGACGCTCCCGCCTCGACTCGTCGTCTGATGTTCAGCAACTGGATTTCGTAGGCGTCGACGACGTCGATGACCGGCAGTGGCGCGATCGGATGCCTGGTGACCTCTGCCGTCGCCAACCGTTCGGCGAGTTCAATTCGCGTCTGCGTCGACAGCACGAAGTTCCCCTTTCGTTGCGTGTGCGCCGGCGCGGCGCCCCGAGAAGATGCAATCCGCCAGCGACAACCCACTGACGTACGAGTTCGAGCACAAGCCGACGGCAGTACGCCCAGCGGCGAACAGACCCGGAATCGCCGATCCCGACGTGTCTTTCACTCCGCCAGTCTCTTCATCGACCACAAGGCCGCCGAGGGTGAGCATGGGGCATGGATTCATCAGCTTGGCCACCGCCGAACCGGCTGGAATCCCTGCGTCGAACAATGTGAACGGAGCCTTCAGCGCCGGAGTACGGAAGTCGTCGTGCTTGCCGAACGGGTCCGCGGTCGACGCAGCGATGGCCGAGTTGTGCGCCTCGACGGTCGCCCGGAGCCCGGACGGGTCGACTCCAGCAGCTCGGGCAGCTGCTTCGACGGTGTTGCCGCGCTTCGCGGTACGCATCAGTCCCGCGTTCTGAACACGCTGGAACCAGGTGGACTGCGACGGAAGTTGCTTCTTGGCCTGCCGGACGAGATCGGCGTCGGCGAGCAGCCAACCGCGACCAGCTCCCTGCTCGACGATCGCGTGACCGAGGGCCGCGCCGTACCTTGACTCGTCGATCATCCGTTTCCCCTCGCGGTCGACCAGCAGCGAGCCGAGGAAGGGAACGGGAGGCACGATGAAACGCCAAGCCGATACGTTGCCGAGTTTGTCTGTTGCCGCTCCGATCTCGGTCGCAAGCATGATCCCACTGCCGTCGTCCCCGGCCGTACCGAGGGCAATCCCACCGGTGTACTTCGGAGCGTGTTCCTTCATCATGGCTCTATCGGCTACGAACCCACCCGCGCTGAGTACGACGCCGCGTCGTGCTTCGACTCGGAGTACCTCGGAATACCTCTTCTCCAGGTGGGCGAGTCGACGCTCGAGCAAGTACCTCAGTTGCGGAGCGTAGATGCCGGGTTTGGCCGAGAGGAGTCCAAGTCGTCGATGCAGCATTCGAATACGGGCCGGAGCTCGGCTCATCGACCGACACTCGACACCCACGACGCGCCCGTCCGACACGACCAAAGACACGGCTCGCGTCTGCGGCACCAGGTGTACACCGGAACTCAGAGCGGACGATGCAAGCGGAGAGAACAGCATCTTCCCGCTCGTTCCCTTACCCTTCGCGCGGTGGCCCCGAGGGGCAGGCGTCGCGACCGCGCGGAACTCCCCCGCCGCTTCACTCCCGGAGTAGTAAAGGTAATGCCGGTTGCTGGGGTACGAGGTCTTGTACGGGCACAGTGACGCTTCGAACGGCACACCGTGCGCCTGCAGCCACTCGATCATCTGTGGGCTTTCCTCGCAGAAACGTCGCAGCGTCGCGGTACTGACTGCGTCACCCACTTCCTTCCGGAGATACTCGAACATGTGCTCGACACTGTCGCGTACCCCGGCAAGGTCCTGGACGGATGTACCGCCGCCTGCATATACGACTCCGCCCGACAATGCGCTGGCCCCACCGCCCGCGTAGCGGTCGAGCGCGATGACCTCGGCGCCCGACTCTCGTGCCTGAATGGACGCCGCAGCTCCAGCCGCTCCGAAACCGACCACTACGACGTCGGCGTGTAGATCCCACGTCACTCGCAACCTCCGAACTAGTAAACTGGAACGCGTTTCGGTCTATGAACGAAATTCTCTCCATCTTCGCTGCCCGAAAGCATGGACTCGAACCAGGATCATTCTATAACGTGTTCTAGATGAGCACGCAGGAATACGACATCGTCGTGGTCGGAAGTGGCGCTGGCGGGATGACCGCCGCACTGACCGCGGCGCACCGCGGACTGAGCGTCGTCGTGATCGAGAAGTCCCGGCACTTCGGCGGGTCGACGGCCCGCTCGGGCGGCGGCGTCTGGATCCCCAACAACGAGGCGCTCGAGGCAGACGGAGTCGACGACACTCCAGAGGCCGCCCGCGACTACCTCCACGCGATAATCGGCGACGTCGTTTCGAAGGAACGCATCGACACCTACCTCGAGCGCGGTCCCGAGATGCTGAGCTTCGTTCTCGCGAACTCACCGCTGAAAATGCAGTGGGTACCGGGCTACTCGGATTACTACCCGGAAGCCCCCGGCGGACGCGTCGGAGGCAGGTCGGTCGAACCGACCCCGTTCGACGCCTCCTGCCTCGGAACCGAGGTGAACAACCTGGAACCGGATTACGGAAAGGCGCCACTCAACGTCGTGCTCACGCAGGCGGACTACCGTACGATCAATCTGCTACGGCGCCATCCAAGTGGGATTGCACGGGTAATGCGCGTCGGAATGCGTTGGATGGCAGCAAAACTCACCGGCAAGCACCTTCTCGGCCGAGGCCAGGCTCTCGCTGCCGCGCTGCGGGCCGGGCTTCAGGACAAGAACGTGCCCGTGCTTCTCGACACCCCGATGGTGGATCTCGTCGTCGAGGGCGGTCGAGTTCGAGGCGTCGAAACCGCCGACGGCACTGTTCTTCGCGCCGGCCTCGGCGTCGCGATCGCTTCCGGCGGTTTCGAACACAACGAGGAGATGCGCAAGCAGTACCAGCGCGAACCGATCGGGACGGAGTGGACCGTCGGGGCGAAAGCAAACACCGGCGACGGTATTCGCGCCGGCCAGAAGCTCGGCGCTGCCCTGGATCTGATGGACGACGCGTGGTGGGGGCCGTCGATTCCACTGACCGGCGGACCATGGTTCTGTATCGCCGAACGCACGTTGCCCGGCGGCATCATGGTGAACACTTCGGGCAAGCGATTCCTCAACGAGGCAGCCCCCTACGTCGAGGCGGTGCATTCGATGTACGGCGGGGAATACGGCGTCGGCGATGGACCCGGCGAGAACATTCCGACCTGGATGATCATCGACCAGCGGTACCGAGATCGATACATCTTCGCCGGTCTGCAACCGAAGAAGCGGTTCCCCTCTCGATGGCTGAA is part of the Rhodococcus sovatensis genome and encodes:
- the kstD gene encoding 3-oxosteroid 1-dehydrogenase — protein: MSTQEYDIVVVGSGAGGMTAALTAAHRGLSVVVIEKSRHFGGSTARSGGGVWIPNNEALEADGVDDTPEAARDYLHAIIGDVVSKERIDTYLERGPEMLSFVLANSPLKMQWVPGYSDYYPEAPGGRVGGRSVEPTPFDASCLGTEVNNLEPDYGKAPLNVVLTQADYRTINLLRRHPSGIARVMRVGMRWMAAKLTGKHLLGRGQALAAALRAGLQDKNVPVLLDTPMVDLVVEGGRVRGVETADGTVLRAGLGVAIASGGFEHNEEMRKQYQREPIGTEWTVGAKANTGDGIRAGQKLGAALDLMDDAWWGPSIPLTGGPWFCIAERTLPGGIMVNTSGKRFLNEAAPYVEAVHSMYGGEYGVGDGPGENIPTWMIIDQRYRDRYIFAGLQPKKRFPSRWLKAGVVVQADTISELAERTGIPPAELSATVERFNGFARTGVDEDYGRGNSGYDKYYGDPTNKPNPSLGPIDKAPFYAVKMVPGDLGTKGGLLTDADARVLREDGSVVDGLYAVGNASAPVMGHTYAGPGATIGPAMTFGYLAVLDMISRASQ
- a CDS encoding ISL3 family transposase, with the translated sequence MDQSTTVLFGLPGVRVDRVSTDDIGVRLVEFFTDDERAAACPGCGVVSTSVKGHAVTRPKDIPYGEVSILLQWTKTRWRCREEYCQRGSFTESVDELPPRARVTGRLGRAMGWAIGDAARSVSEVATSHGVSWPTAHRGFVDLAGRMLTEPDPVRVLGIDETRRGKPRWDRCTTTGTWVRTDPWDTGFVDISGSQGLLGQQSGRTSATVVGWLRARSAQFRDGIEYVAIDPAAVYASAVRTPDLLPNAVLVVDHFHLVAKANDAVTKVRQRVTWDQRSRRGRAIDPEWANRRRLLRGRERMSDRGFARMWNEIDAQDPSAQILSAYIAKEELRTLLSTVRDGGDRHRTSHRLQRFFTWCADSQVPELLTLAKMVDTWWPEINAFITTGITNAKTEGYNRLVKQVKRSACGFRNVDNSARRIRFHTTRSARASIQTSC
- the dmpG gene encoding 4-hydroxy-2-oxovalerate aldolase → MSRIRVTDTSLRDGSHHKRHLFTTSDVENIVAALDGAGVPVIEVTHGDGLGGSSFNYGFSRTPEQELISIAAKTAKNAKIAFLMLPGLGVKDDIVTAQGNGASICRIATHCTEADVSVQHFGLARERGLETVGFLMMAHSQPPEVLAKQARIMADAGCQCVYVVDSAGALVLEQVSDRVSALVAELGDDAQVGFHGHENLDLAVANSICAVRAGAKQIDGSARRFGAGAGNTPVEAFVGVCDKLGIETGIDFFKIADAAEDVVRPVMPAECLLDRQALMMGYAGVYSSFLRHAERQAERYGVSSAELLVRAGARKLVGGQEDQLVDIALELQKEAAVG
- a CDS encoding NAD(P)-binding domain-containing protein — protein: MSDTITIIGLGPMGQAMARAFVDAGHPVTVWNRTRSRADGLTGVTVADSVEGALAAGDIIVLSLTHYDAMYDILGPYRSRLMGKTLVNLSSDTPDRTREAAEWARAQGASFVTGGVMVPAPMIGTDSAYVY
- a CDS encoding FAD-binding protein → MTWDLHADVVVVGFGAAGAAASIQARESGAEVIALDRYAGGGASALSGGVVYAGGGTSVQDLAGVRDSVEHMFEYLRKEVGDAVSTATLRRFCEESPQMIEWLQAHGVPFEASLCPYKTSYPSNRHYLYYSGSEAAGEFRAVATPAPRGHRAKGKGTSGKMLFSPLASSALSSGVHLVPQTRAVSLVVSDGRVVGVECRSMSRAPARIRMLHRRLGLLSAKPGIYAPQLRYLLERRLAHLEKRYSEVLRVEARRGVVLSAGGFVADRAMMKEHAPKYTGGIALGTAGDDGSGIMLATEIGAATDKLGNVSAWRFIVPPVPFLGSLLVDREGKRMIDESRYGAALGHAIVEQGAGRGWLLADADLVRQAKKQLPSQSTWFQRVQNAGLMRTAKRGNTVEAAARAAGVDPSGLRATVEAHNSAIAASTADPFGKHDDFRTPALKAPFTLFDAGIPAGSAVAKLMNPCPMLTLGGLVVDEETGGVKDTSGSAIPGLFAAGRTAVGLCSNSYVSGLSLADCIFSGRRAGAHATKGELRAVDADAN
- a CDS encoding 2-keto-4-pentenoate hydratase → MLSTQTRIELAERLATAEVTRHPIAPLPVIDVVDAYEIQLLNIRRRVEAGASIVGHKVGLSSLAMQQMMGVDEPDYGHLLADMEVFEDVPVDTGRFCFPRVEVEVAFLLGADLPGEGCTVDDVLAATAYVAPSIELIDSRIENWKIGLSDTIADNASSAGFVLGQQRVRPSEIDLLSIDAVLWRNGEVAAKGRSDAVLGNPVTAVSWLARKVAGFGVRLKKGDIVLPGSCTRAIDAEAGDSFRAEFTGLGTVSLEFT
- a CDS encoding acetaldehyde dehydrogenase (acetylating): MATATVAIVGSGNISTDLLYKLRRSDYLDPRWMIGIDPDSEGLARARSLGLETSAEGVDWLLAQDERPDLIFEATSAYVHRAAAPRYAEAGIRAIDLTPAAVGPAVVPPVNLHAHVDALNVNMITCGGQATIPMVHAVSRIVEVPYAEIVASVASVSAGPGTRANIDEFTKTTSRGIEEIGGAARGKAIIILNPADPPMIMRDTIFCAIPEDADPDAISESVFRMAAEIAEYVPGYRLLNDPQFDPPSEISGGFAKVSIFVEVEGAGDFLPPYAGNLDIMTAAATKVGEQVAQHILEAGVR